The proteins below are encoded in one region of Caulobacter henricii:
- a CDS encoding YbgC/FadM family acyl-CoA thioesterase: MTTPDPTAGVFEGREHQLPVRIYYEDTDFSGIVYHANYLRYFERGRSDFFRLIGISHTELAEADTAFAIIRMELDFKRSARIDDALLVRTTFDSVKGPRLFVSQKVTRGDELICQSAGVAVCISLDGRPRKPTPQMLAQMAPWLAPGAGSPD; this comes from the coding sequence ATGACCACCCCTGACCCTACCGCCGGCGTCTTCGAAGGCCGCGAGCATCAGCTGCCCGTGCGGATCTATTACGAGGACACCGACTTCTCCGGCATCGTCTATCACGCCAACTACCTGCGCTATTTCGAGCGCGGGCGGAGCGACTTCTTCCGGCTGATCGGGATCTCGCATACCGAACTGGCTGAGGCCGATACGGCGTTTGCGATCATCCGCATGGAGCTGGACTTCAAGCGTTCGGCCCGGATCGATGATGCCCTGCTGGTCCGCACCACCTTTGACAGCGTCAAGGGCCCGCGCCTGTTCGTGAGCCAGAAGGTCACACGCGGCGACGAGCTGATCTGCCAGTCGGCAGGGGTGGCGGTCTGCATCTCGCTGGATGGCCGTCCCCGCAAGCCGACGCCCCAGATGCTGGCCCAGATGGCCCCTTGGCTCGCGCCCGGAGCCGGGAGCCCGGACTGA